One Peromyscus leucopus breed LL Stock chromosome 20, UCI_PerLeu_2.1, whole genome shotgun sequence genomic region harbors:
- the LOC119086368 gene encoding DNA topoisomerase I, mitochondrial-like, whose product MLLLPLRVLRRRFRHVSRRVPCRQASQGAEANRAGWEEKSRNRVKWRQLEHKGPYFTPAYEPLPDGVRFFYDGKPVKLSLPAEEVATLYGKMLHLECTTKEVFQRNFFSDWRKEMTAEERKLITHLDKCDFVEIHRHFMERTEARRTLPREQKQKLKEEAEELQQEFGYCILDGHREKIGNFKTEPPGLFCGRGDHPKMGMLKRRVMPEDVVINCSRCVGPSQPGSHG is encoded by the exons atgctGCTGTTACCTCTTCGGGTCCTGCGCCGGCGTTTCCGGCATGTCTCCCGCCGCGTCCCCTGCCGCCAGGCGTCCCAGGGCGCGGAGGCCAACCGAGCAGG GTGGGAAGAAAAGAGCAGGAACAGAGTGAAGTGGAGGCAGCTGGAACACAAAGGCCCGTACTTCACCCCTGCCTACGAACCCCTTCCGGATGGAGTGCGCTTCTTCTACGACG GGAAGCCGGTGAAGCTGAGCTTGCCAGCGGAGGAGGTCGCCACTTTGTATGGGAAAATGCTGCATCTTGAGTGTACAACCAAGGAAGTCTTCCAGAGGAACTTCTTCAGTGACTGGCGGAAG GAGATGACAGCCGAGGAGAGAAAGCTTATCACACACCTTGACAAATGCGACTTCGTGGAGATCCACAGGCACTTCATGGAAAGAACTGAGGCCCGCAGGACCCTGCccagggagcagaagcag AAGCtaaaagaagaggcagaagagcTTCAGCAGGAGTTTGGCTACTGTATTCTAGATGGCCACAGAGAAAAAATAGGCAATTTCAAGACGGAGCCACCTGGCTTGTTCTGCGGCCGAGGGGACCATCCCAAGATGGGGATGCTGAAGAGGAGAGTCATGCCGGAGGATGTGGTCATCAACTGCAGCAGGTGTGTGGGACCCAGCCAGCCAGGCTCTCATGGGTGA
- the LOC114694146 gene encoding zinc finger protein GLI4-like: MATSEAVEEATPVLSPSSLSSPGTPGDQPHVAQLPLRGHPHGSPCSSPEGPSQAADPDLQDTEEVEVSGYTSRDSEWEPKKTPASLDSHSPGDGLAADGRALRGLLKSLPSVSKCGDSPGQECPLEQPAAALPPGTPPCPQKRDAWRVVLFPPGAQGAEDSTKKAAELDRSLGRPPRATKPHRCEACGKSFQYKSLLLKHQRIHTGEKPYACQACAKRFGSWWGFMQHQRIHTGEKPFECGQCGQAFSHSSHFTQHLRTHNGEKPYKCDECGHAFSQSSNLVRHQRLHTGERPYVCSQCGKAFIWSSVLIEHQRIHTGEKPYECGDCGKAFRGRSHFCRHLRTHTGEKPFACGACGKAFGQSSQLIQHQRTHSRE; the protein is encoded by the exons ATGGCAACCTCAGAGGCTGTTGAGGAGGCCACTCCTGTCTTGTCACCCAGCAGTCTCTCGTCACCAGGGACACCTGGAGACCAGCCCCATGTGGCACAGCTGCCCCTCCGTGGGCATCCTCACG gctcccccTGTTCCAGTCCTGAGGGGCCTTCCCAGGCAGCAGACCCGGACCtccaagacacagaggaagtggagGTCAGCGGATACACCTCGCGTG ACTCTGAGTGGGAGCCTAAGAAGACTCCAGCCTCTCTCGATTCCCACAGCCCTGGAGATGGGCTGGCCGCAGATGGAAGGGCACTGAGGGGCCTCCTGAAGAGTCTTCCCAGCGTGTCGAAGTGTGGGGACAGCCCTGGCCAGGAATGCCCCCTggagcagccagcagcagccctGCCTCCAGGGACCCCGCCCTGCCCTCAGAAAAGGGATGCTTGGCGCGTGGTGCTCTTCCCACCGGGAGCCCAAGGGGCTGAGGACAGCACCAAGAAGGCTGCCGAGCTGGACAGGAGTTTGGGTCGCCCTCCCCGGGCCACCAAGCCTCACCGCTGCGAGGCCTGTGGGAAGAGCTTCCAGTACAAGTCTCTGCTGCTGAAGCACCAGCGCATCCACACCGGGGAGAAGCCTTACGCCTGCCAGGCGTGCGCCAAGCGCTTCGGGAGCTGGTGGGGCTTCATGCAGCACCAGCGCATCCACACGGGCGAGAAGCCCTTCGAGTGCGGCCAGTGCGGCCAGGCCTTCAGCCACAGCTCCCACTTCACGCAGCACCTGCGCACCCACAACGGCGAGAAGCCCTACAAGTGCGACGAGTGCGGCCACGCCTTCAGCCAGAGCTCCAACCTGGTGCGCCACCAGCGGCTGCACACCGGCGAGAGGCCCTACGTCTGCAGCCAGTGCGGCAAGGCCTTCATCTGGAGCTCCGTGCTCATCGAACACCAGCGCATCCACACGGGCGAGAAGCCCTACGAGTGCGGAGACTGCGGCAAGGCCTTCCGGGGCCGGTCACACTTCTGCCGGCACCTGCGGACTCACACCGGCGAGAAGCCCTTCGCCTGCGGCGCCTGCGGCAAGGCCTTTGGCCAGAGCTCCCAGCTCATCCAGCACCAGCGGACGCACTCCCGCGAGTAG